A part of Ammospiza caudacuta isolate bAmmCau1 chromosome 7, bAmmCau1.pri, whole genome shotgun sequence genomic DNA contains:
- the LOC131560132 gene encoding olfactory receptor 14A16-like, whose translation MSNSSSIRHFLLLALADTRQLQLLHFCLLLGISLAALLGNGLIISAIACGHHLHTPMFFFLLNLALSDLGSICTTVPKAMHNSLWDTRDISYSGCAAQVFLFVFFFSAEVSLLTVMCYDRYVSICKPLHYGTLLGSRACAHMAAAAWASGFLIALLHTANTFSLPLCHGNALGQFFCEMPHILKLSCSKSYLRKIGLIVVTASLSLCCFVFMVFSYVQIFRAVLRIPSEQGRHKAFSTCLPHLSVVSLFFSTGTFAYLKPPSISSPSLDLALSVLYSVVPPALNPLIYSLRNQELKAAVWTLMTGWFKKP comes from the coding sequence atgtccaacagcagctccatcaggcacttcctcctgctggcattggcagacacacggcagctgcagctcctgcacttctgcctcttgctgggcatctccctggctgccctcctgggcaacggcctcatcatcagtgccatagcctgcggccaccacctgcacacacccatgttcttcttcctgctcaacctggccctcagcgacctgggctccatctgcaccactgtccccaaagccatgcacaattccctctgggacaccagggacatctcctactcaggatgtgctgctcaggtgtttctgtttgtctttttcttttcagcagagGTTTCCCTCCTGACcgtcatgtgctacgaccgctacgtatccatctgcaaacccctgcactacgggaccctcctgggcagcagagcttgtgcccacatggcagcagctgcctgggccagtggctttctcattgctctgctgcacacagccaatacattttccctgcccctgtgccatggcaatgccttgggccagttcttctgtgaaatgccccacatcctcaagctctcctgctccaagtcTTACCTCAGGAAAATTGGGCTCATTGTGGTTACTGCCAGTTTAtcattgtgttgttttgtgttcatggttttctcctatgttcagatcttcagagctgtgctgaggatcccctctgagcaaggacggcacaaagccttttctacctgcctccctcacctgtctGTGGTCTCCCTGTTTTTCAGTACTGGCACATTTGCCTACTTGAAGCCgccctccatctcctctccttccctggatcTTGCCCTatcagttctgtactcggtggtgcctccagccctgaaccccctcatctacagcctgaggaaccaggagctcaaggctgcagtgtggacactgatgactggatggtttaagaaaccctaa